The genomic segment gatcatgcagcgctacttgcggatattattagaaagaaaactatgtaggctctagatctgaagccgctgaAGTGCTCAtccaatgcggcgtattttcttccagtctttagtcaggactttagtcgaattaaaaccccagttgaacgtgatatagccgcactagaatacggtgcttttttgcataatcgcaagacttcgttccggtgtcgaccgaatgttatcacgatgtatgtggcccaggggttactgtagccgctaaggtttgaaacttcttgcttaaaatattgtagtctttggcatagactacgacggtagtcatggagataggagtttgttatctcgtgtcagatgtaaatggtgaaaagaaaacccatgattcgtgttatttttatgcaatatgtaggtattttataaaagtggaaccccgagtgatctccaaaacccattctattattatatacgattcggcttcgatatctataatacaataggagtttatttcatgtgtcagatgacaagggtggaaacaacctacgattcatgttgtttatttacgtgcaatatgtgggcatattatataagtggaatgccgagttgtatttctaaaacttgttctattattttatactaggtaggtatttggctgcgactcggcgtgacgacaatacaaaacatttttcgcgaatcggtgttcatacattcacacaatacattagacgccatgttgtcataaacgacatattataaaatcgctgtgatttaatattcttaatcattaattttatggcaagtgtccatcaggaatcattgttcttacacacagaatcttattatttcgctttcgggtagtaatatgtcaaaattgttggttcttaggcgaacaatgtatggagaacgaacattgtcctttttaGTATCGCAGTATAGAGTTACATTGTACGATTTTATCCGTCAACCGTTAACACTTGAATATCAGAATTTCAACATCATTTTCAATAAATAGATTAAAGTAGACCTAGTTACGTGGAGTATTTGAAAGTAAATCAGTTTTTCTCAGTGGTCAGATTGATGGTCAGACAAGTCTGGCTAATAACGGgaagaataatattttgtttgagCTTTTTCAAATAGATATCACGGTTTAAACGTTCTTTTATCACTTTTAAATTTTGGACACAATAGAGCCATCGTCGCCTCATCACCTGACAACAATTGACGATCGTGAAAACGTGACGCTCGACTTATTGCGGACTTCTTCCATCAATTTATACAATCAATGGCTAAAGGATATAAATTGCAGCACGATTTGTCAACGTCCCACGCTGTTGAACAatatttaaccgtaactataactcaaaccggtgtttttgtatggagtttgacagatttttgacgttttttgttaatgtaagatggtgcaatccagagTAAGAGTTCCTGTAGACTACAGACTTATtattggccgatagtttggtcggctcGAATTagtatgaggaatcggccgataacAAATCCATGGTCATAATATGCGCACCTACTTTCATACTTGTTTATACTGATTAATAGCCCTACCAAAAGTCTTTAGTCTGCGGGGACTTAGATATCAAGGATGCCAGGTGAAaacacagtttatttttagactTTACATAAATGGGTTTCTACGTTTATTGTGTTTTGAAGATCGTTGTGTTTATAACTGCAATATAGGCGCTAATTGGCTAGCGTTTGTATGCCAAGTCATAAATTAGTTTGTCAAATCTTTATTCATAATTGAGATCCGCAAAAACTAGCCATGAGAATTGAGACAACTAGATGATTAACTATGATCTGATTCTTTTGCATCCACATTTGAAGTAAATGAAGCTACATGTATATTTTCGTAGGTTACTCATTTCAAATTACCCTATAGAAACCCCCTAAAGTATAGAGATTTGCAAAAGTGTAAGAGCTAAGTATTCCGGGCTTAATTTCGAAAAAGAAATAAGAGgcacttaaataataatatgatattgCGGTGTTATCAATTATAGATACCTACCAAATATTTTCCTTTCGATATTTCCCTCACACCAGTAAATCAAAACTAGCCGAGTCACGATTTCTCCAAGTGTCCAGTGACCCTATAAAACGCTCcgcatcataataatatacggcGGACCCGGCTAATAATAAAACTCAAGACAAGATGAATTTAGATAGATTTGTGCCAAAACGGGCCGGGATGAGTTGCGTGTTCGTACCTACTTGTATGGTCGGCAAAAAAGGACGTTAAAAGATGTTAGCTCATTACTTGAGGGATACAGCATATTCCCCTCGGAATTGGGCTCCCGATGGAATCCAGTTAGGATCTCATTTTGAAAATGTTATGTTCAAAATTCAGACTAGTCTAGTCGTTAAGTAGTTCTACTTTATGTGTATGATCCAGTATTAGTTTCGGCACGCGAAATTCCGATCAAATAGCGCGTTTCTGTACAGAACTAAGACTTGAGAGTTCGCGGGATGAAATGTAACATTATCAACCATTATGTTCTAACACCTTCCACCTGAAGGAacttacaaacttatctatTATGTAGTGACGCACGTTCCTATGGCACCTACTTACTTAACTATGTACTTTGCATTAAATATTGAAACTTCCTAAATAAGAACTTGGAATTAACATAAGAGCGTCTTTTAAAGGTGAATATTATGTGCTGATGTGACGTTTTGTGTtggtaaaattttcaaaatttcagAATTTCTTCTCGTACACcaaattctaaattatttttacatggACGTAAAACCTATTCCCTAAATCTACACTGACTGCATTCACTCCAATTACAATTCCAAAAATGCTTGATTTACGTACAACTAAACAGTCTAATATACATAAGCTTAAAGTTAAATATATGTAGTCTCTTAACACAGCGGGTGAACTTTTAATTAAAGCCTCAACTTATAACGAGCTTCAAACGGGATATCATTAGCCTGTAAGATACAGATGCTAACCGCAACAGGTTAGAGGCCGGCAACGTTGTCTGACTGCCATCTTTGCAAcacatagactaagagctggtgaatgccagacctacgtcattttataaaagctgaaagtttgtcagcgtatgctcccaatataggatagaattttggtgaatcatgaagttttggtcatcgtggctttggcagctatcctacaAAAACTGTccggcaaggagttggaactttcaaaactgtctggctgatgtggaaacaactgggtctggcgttcactagctcttagtctaacaGTGACAGTGCACTAAATTAATAACGGTATAGATGTTCAACAatgaaccgtcccagctatgacattgtcAAGAGGGCGCTACAATCTGTTCTTGATTAgtttccgatttttgccacgttcgACAACTACTAGCGCTACTACTGGGTTGTTAGTTTTTGAATTtcgccacttgacgtttcagaatcgtggGACTATACAGCTACAAATGCTCAATGTCACGCTTATTAGCATGCTTAAAAATCCGAAATGAGCATGCTTATTGTTAGCAACGTTTCGACACAATGTGCTACTAAGTAGCAATTGCTCAATAGTGGCATGCTTTCGTGCTAGTAATGAGCATGTCATTCTGTATCTGTTTCTGTACCTTTACTTATTTCGAAAATCTTAACATGCAAACGGcctaaataaatacctaaataatcTATCAATATCAATACTAATAATCTAAATAGGAGTCATAAAGGCTTTAGTGTTTAAAGGTAGAATATAAACAATTTATCACTTTCacgttaaaattatgaaaatggaaaaaataaacAACTGGGAAAATAGTCACAGTCGCAGCAAGTTCAAAACAAATATTAACTCCATTCACGTGAAATTAAAACAGGAGATCTTCTAAGGAAATCGTAAAAGTCATCAAAAATAACCGCCAGATctatttattttccaaaatttgtTTGCCCTTCTTATACAAGCGTCCTTTCATAGCTCGCTGTATATTGGACTTGTTATACTCTCAGTTTGGGATACTCGCTAATAATATCgccattaaaaacaatttaccTAAAGTTAATATACAACCTGACTATGCGAACGCCTTATTACAAGAATTTCGTTAGTAGAAGTTgatctaaatattttattgcagaTATTCGATTGCAGAGAAGTCACAACTGCTAGTGGGATGTTTGAAGCACTCTGCAACCACATCAAGTACGCCACTAATAAAGGGAACATtaggtaataataaattgatgTTGTGTTTTTACTTTAATTGCTTTTTCTCTTCTTTGCTTTCACCATCATCATTGTCGTCTGCATCATCATCAATAACATGATCATCTTCAACACAACCACCATTAGCATCGTGATTATAATCTCTATTGAAAGTAAGCCTTGCAATATTTCTAGATGCTATTGTagcaaattataatttttttttcctacAGATCAGCGATCACTATATTTCCACAACGAACAGATGGCAAACACGACTACAGGATTTGGAATCCTCAGCTCATCAGCTACGCGGGGTACATCCAGCCTGATGGCTCTGTTCTGGGAGATCCAGCTCGGGTGGAATTTACCGAGGTAATTGGGAATCTAAGATTATTGCTATTTTCGTAAAAGCTAATAACTACCGTTTTTAGGGTGTAAAATCAAGCTATGGGAAAAAGGCTTTTACTACACTAGATGCTCTTAGAAGCATCAATTTAAACTCTTATCAAGCTATATTGATGTAGGCAGATGGCTTAAAATCCTACTAGAGAAACTTCGAAACCAAAAccagtttttaaaatttaaacaatgaatattatatttaaactgAACAGGAGCTCAATGCTAATTTCGCACTAATTACTTGCAACAATGGATTCACCGCAATGAAAACACGTTGATTGCCTCATAATCGATATTACGTTCATGTAGTTAATTGGATTTTccaaaaaattgttttaaaacaaacttttttgaACCTATAAGTTCCTCATGATGAAAACACGAATCCGTTCAATTTTATGCATTCAGTTTTCTTTACTGTTCAAGATTGTTAATAGCACCCAGAAGTACCGCTACATCAAAAGTATTCAATTACTCTTAATCTAgaagatttttatattatttttatctttagtcCGAGTCAAAATAATgttgattttgaaatagtaaAAATGCCCTTCTTGTTGCAGATATGTATAAAGCTCGGATGGAAACCAGACCGCACGGCGTGGGATATACTGCCACTTGTCCTATCAGCAGATGGCAAGGATCCGGAATTCTTCGAAATTCCCAGAGAAATTGTCATGGAAGTACAAATGGAACATCCAAAGTAAGAATCTAACTTTTTGGAAGCCAAACTTTTCGTAAACCTATGAAGAGCCAGAAGAAACTGTTCTCACAAtcacaacccggtcgagttaattACGtatctcgctggaatgcgactctccctcgcactctcCCCACGTTTGCCCCGTTCGTATCAAAGCGTCGATGTAATTTTTTCTACATGCTTCTACGTTCTCTTCACTGGGTAATACGTTTCAGGTACGAATGGTTCAAAGACCTAGGTTTGAGATGGTATGCTTTACCAGCTGTCTCCAACATGAGGATGGACTGCGGGGGATTGGAATTCACTGGAACAGCCTTCAATGGCTGGTACATGGGCACGGAGATTGGCTGTCGGAATTTCGGTGACGCTAATCGACTGAATATCGTAGAGGTAAGACTGAGAGTCACTTGttgtctatacttataataaatctgtagagagatcaattctgtacatgaaatatatattttcaaaataactaccagggggtgattagtgatcgatactgatgccaaaaaaggcaatcagtaaaatttttgtctgtctgtctgtctgtctgtctgtctgtctgtatgttcctgatagaaacaaaaactactcgacggattttaacgaaacttggtacaattattcttcataatcctgggcaggttataggatacttaggaattcctacgggaacgggaattagcgggaaaatccttttgtatgaaaaatctaaaccgcttaagttagacgcttgaaatttggcatgcaggtacctttgtaaacttaaagcttagttacaacaggatattgcaaaattcccacgggaacgggagttagcgggaaaaaacatttgtatgaataatctaaaccgcttaagttagacgcttgaaatttggcatgcaggtaccttagtaaacttaaagcttagttacaacaggatattataaaacgagatccacgcgtacgaagtcgcgggcggccgctattcAATAATAAAGATTGTATTGCATTTGATAAGAATTCGAGATAATATGATATTTTTAACGACGCGAAATAACGCTCAACGGTTAAAGTGCAAGGGTCATGACTGTACTTTAGGTATTAACACAAGTTCTCGTTTGCAAAAGAGTACGTCATGCTAATGCTAAGTGGAACAAATACTGACTATCAAATTAGCTAGATAAGGAATATTACTCCTACAGGACAGGGCATCACTGTAAATCTTAAACTTTTTCAGACTGTAGCAACAAAAATGGGGCTAGACACCAGCTCCTTCGCGACCCTATGGCGTGACCAGGCCCTGGTCGAAGTGAACATAGCCGTGCTTCACAGCTTCCATCGGGACAACGTGTCCATTGTGGATCACCACTCCGCGTCTGAGCAGTTTATTAAACACTTGGACAATGAGAACAAGAGCAGGTATGAAGCTCTTTGCCATATACTTAATGCTTTGCTTATCCTTGTaatacaatttctatttgaaaccACCAGTCGCgaattatcttaaaaataatccTATAATATCGTGATTAGTACACTGCAGCATCTAAAACAGAcgcttatttactaaagcttATATGTTATGTTACCGTTACCAAAAGTTTTGTAAGTGTTTGTAATCAAATTCAGCATCCAAACAAATGTCTGTAAAGTTCCCGGGAAAGACTTATGTAATAAGATTTTATTACTCACTGCGAGcttttaaatacaaatagtatGTTAATTTGCTACTTGTACATTTTCAATTATCGCCTCTAAACTTTGTTCtcaaaaatttatttaagtGTTGACTAAAAATTCAAGCCCTAGAAAACTTGGCAAATTAAGATCTAAAACTATGCTCTTTACCATTTAAATTCCCAGCAAAGGACCAAGGCAACGTTTATAAAATGTCTGTAAATTCTTCTCAAGATTACATCTTGGTTTCCTAGTGCTCATAAATCCTAGGAAGTGCCCCTACAACTTCCGTCCTCAATATAAATGTCAGAGGCACAAGGGACACCTGGATTGCtttgataaaaactttttaaggcATCATTTCGTATTCTGAGTACTGAAAAATAAAGCAGCTTCCTGAAAAAATCTGTCTTAGAAACAAACATGAATCTTTGATGTCATTCTTTTAGGTAATTAGCTGCTAAAGTTACAACAGGTGttacttaaattttaattacccAAGTGCCTTTTTCTTGTGGTGCGGATTTTACTCGCGTGCAGATCTGGTCCGCATGCGGGTTTAccatatttcattatttcatacatGTTTTTCTTATTATGCGGGCTACACGCATGCGGAACGGAATAActtattgtatgaaaaaattgaatcGCGATAGCGGGCAGACCGCACGCGTGCCAGAATCCGCATCACAGAAAAAAGACACTAATGCCtgtttcaccatcaatccctaattttttattgatccctttgaaaataaaatttctgttatgtgttactataggggtcacttaaaaattaaggattgatggtgaaaacgggcattagtcagtCGCTACGTCTTGGAAATAGACTTCTTTACACATACAACAACATAGCAAGAACATCCATTCTTTTCATACTCAGTAGTCACAAAACAAAATTGTAGAATTTTACTACAGGGCTCCACAAACGAATACGTTCCGCAGTAGGCCTTGTATGAATCAGCGTTTTTATTTCAGAGGAGGGTGCCCCTCGGATTGGGTCTGGATCGTTCCGCCGATGTCGGGCTCGCTCACGTCTGTGTTCCATCAGGAAATGGCTTTGTATTACATCAGGCCATCTTATGATTATCAAGTAAGTAAcaatatttgtttaacaatCTCTTTTAAATTGCGAATCCAAGTACCGATGTATATTGTATAATTGTACTATTTTTAACTGACACTTAAATTGGTCAATATTAATGTTACTGAATATCATAAGTAAcagatttcaatttcaattatttatttactaatacATACTTGTTGGCCCTTTTTTGGACACTAAACACACGTCTTAAATATAGCTTTATCACGTGTTTAGATATTTAGCGTGAAGGATCTCaaagttaaaattattatgactAACTAACTTTACACGCAGGAACCTCCCTGGAAGACTCACCAGTGGACTAAGTCAGTCGGCAACAAGACCGGACACAGAAAGTTTCACTTCAAGCAGATTGCGCGCGCTGTCAAGTTCACTTCCAAACTGTTCGGCAGGGCTCTCTCCAAGCGCATCAAGGCTACTATACTCTACGCTACGGAGACAGGCAAATCTGAACAGTATGCCAAAGAACTAGGTACCATTTTCGGACACGCGTTCAATGCACAGGTTAGTGAAAACTACCACCCAATAAACTTGAGACTGGTCGATGTCCGTGCCCAATAAAGACTTTTGCATACTTATAAAATCTAGTTAAAGGACAGTGTTACTAAGTAACTTACAATGTTTTCAAATTGCAGGTTCATTGTATGTCCGATTATGACATGTTCTCAATAGAACACGAGACGCTACTTCTGATTGTGACATCAACTTTTGGAAATGGTGAGCCTCCTGCCAATGGAATGGTAAGACTTCGTTTGATTCAGTCAATAACCATCATGTTTGCTTTCAAATTacgatagttttaattaaagtattttGCTTGCAGGACTTTGCTGATCATCTATTCCAAATGTTTTATAATGAGGCTAAGAATATCGGAGACCAAACAGCAGATACCAACTCAGCGTATGTATATTTTTCAGAGTAATTTTAGTGGAGCTTAGTGAAGATGTCACTTCTAATAAAATGAGTGTTGTATTTCGCAGGAATATCAAAGTTCCTACACCGAAATCACTAATGAGAACAAATAGTGTGATGACACCAAGTATTGAATACAAAAGACAACTGACAAGATTAGAGTCTAATAAAAGtatgtataattttttgttttactttaagTGGACACTTATGTCATGCGTCATGCAACTTGTAACATTTGTCCATTTCCATAACAGGTAGTATTGGTGGTACATCATCAGTAGAACAAATAGGCCCACTCAGCAACGTTTGCTTCGCAGTGTTTGCACTGGGTTCAAGTGCGTATCCAAAATTTTGTAACTTTGGCAAAACAGTTGACAAAATATTAGGCGATTTGGGTGGAGAAAGATTGCTAGAAATAGCATGTGGAGATGAAATGTACGGTCAGGAACAGCAGTTTAGAAGTTGGTCTTCAAATATTTTCCATGTAAGTTacctaaaatcatttttttttttttaatattgatggTCTTCAGTAAAAACGTCATTATATTTTCCTTTATAGGTGGCTTGTGAATCATTCTGCTTGGATGAAAATGATATGGTCAAAGATGCAAAGAGAGCTCTAGGAACAATGCCTTTGACGGAGGAGACGGTGAGATTTGGGAAGCCTACTGAACCAGTGACTTTGAAAGGAGCTCTTGAATGCGGTTTTAGAAAGCAACTAATACGATGCAcagtgaaagaaaataaaatgctCGGTGACTTCACGGCTGATCGAGCGACAATATTTGTTGATATGGAGCCTGAAGTAAGCAGCGCTTTTTTGATTTGACACCATATTTCAAAAGCAGTTCCTGAATCATtttgaaatattgtttttttttatttcacagCATGAAGTAAAATATGATCCTGGTGATCATGTCGGAGTAATGGCTTGTAATAGGAAAGAAATCGTGGACGCTGTATTTGAAAGACTGAATGACGTGGACCAATATTATGATGAACCAGTACAATTGCAACTTATGAAAGAAACTCTTACTCCTACAGGTATGAAAGTGATACAAATCTAAAGTGACCTTTTTCTCACTTCAAAAATTTATACCAACTATCATCATTATGCTTTTCATATTCTTTTCTTCAGGTACTTTCAAGACATGGGAGAAACACGAACGACTTCCAGCTGCCACAGTTAGGGATATCTTTACGAGATTCTTGGACATAACAACACCTCCGTCAACGACTGTGTTGAAATACCTAGCAAGTAGATGTAGCGACCAAAACGAGGCTAATCAACTAAAAGAACTGGCTACAGTAAAATCATAcacattgtttttaaaagtAGCTTGTTGCTTTAATGCAAAGACTCGAATGCTCAATGCTATAAGCCGAAAAATTTCGGTCGGTTGTCATCTGTAGTAAGACAATTTTACAAGTTAGTTGTTGAATATAAATACAAAGTTTTCTTTTGCAGGATTCCAATAAATATGATGATTGGAGACATTTATACTTTCCTCATCTTGCTGAAGTATTAGAACAGTTCCCATCATGTCAGCCGCAGGCTTCATTACTGGCAGCCTTACTACCTCCACTTCAGCCTAGATTCTATTCTATATCCTCAAGTTCTCTAGCACATCAGAAGAGAATACATATAACAGTCGCCATTGTCACGTATAAAACACAAAGTAAGTTTCTAGAGAGAATAAAAATTGGGCCTGGTTTCTAAATCATGTGTTGTAAATTGACCTAACATACTAGGTACctataatatacatttttaaattttcagaTGGAGAAGGCCCTACACATTACGGGGTATGCTCCACATATTTACAGAACTCAAAACCTGGAGAAGAACTTCTCATATTCACAAGACGGTAAGCTTTTTCTCAAAACAATCTTAGAAAGTTATAAGACTAATGAATCTATGTTAAATTAACTCTTCTTTTTTCAGAGCCCCAAACTTTCACATGCCCAAAAACTTATCAGTTCCTCTCATCCTGGTTGGTCCTGGCTCTGGTATAGCACCATTCAGAGGGTTCTGGCATCACAGAAGAGAACAGAACAAGAATCTCAGACCAGACAATAAGAAACCAGCACCTATGTGGCTGTTCTTTGGATGTAGGAACAGTGGCATGGACTTGTACAAGGAAGAAAAGCAAAAGGCACTTGAAGATGGGGTCCTTGATAAGGTGTTGTTGGCTTTGTCGAGAGAACCATGTAGTGATAaggtaaatttattaatttcatattcATTCTTATTATAGAAATGTGTTTACCCCATATACTTTTTGATGAACAGAGTTTGTGCATGtattttcccaaattatcaTAATAGGAGCAAAAATGTTCTTAATTCGCCAGTATCATCATACTTTCCTGATTTAGCCACCATGCATGCCAATGTGATTGAACTTAGACTATTTTTCAATTTTGCTAGCACAAGTCTTTGAGTAGAAAATGCTTCTTTGCAAGTGCAGTATGTAGCGCCATATACCAAAACATCTTTCACTaatacgagggtggtctgaaaagtttccgacctaacatagatacaagattttttttcttaaaatttatttttatttttctacatagtctcatctacagtaattagtcggcgccaaaactcggatttattgcgcctaaactgcgccaacagagcattggaaatgttcattcgaacacgtcgttggtctgacgttagcaaacgcggcacccaacgcgcggacagctttctcatgcctaaatcttgatttaatatgtgacaaacacgttctttggacattttcattgcctctgctatctctctcactttaattcggcggtcgtctaacaccatttggtgaactttagcgatgttatcgtcagtagtaacagtttttggacgtcccgaacgttcatcatctcccaagctcttacggccacgtttaaattcggctgcccaaaattttactgtggtaaatgacggtgaagagtcgtacacagaatctaactcatctttgatttgcgtaggggtattccctttcaaaaacaaatattttatgacagctcgatactcgattttttccattttcacaaaaatactcacatcgactcactcaaacgactttcaaataaaaaccgcgcgtcaaaaatggctgaaactttgaagtgttgctgtcaaaagatgcacaattacattccctgactttaattgatgtgtgctgccatcatcacgttgaggtcggaaacttttcagaccaccctcgtataCCCTCCTTAATTCTTCCAGAAACACGTTCAGACTCTCCTAGAAGAGAATGGAGCTGAAGTCACCCGTATGCTAGTAGACGAAGACGGCCACTTCTACGTGTGTGGAGACTGCAAAATGGCGGAAGAGGTCCAGCAGAAATTGAAGTCAATAGTGAAGAAGCATGCGGCCATGTCCGATAGAGAAGTCGAAGAGTTCATTTTGGAGATGATGGTAAGGATGCCATAAATAGATTACTTTAGGAAATGTTTTGAGTACTTTTGCTTCGATTCACGACTGTCTTTGCAGACTGTAAAGAAATGTAATAGTGGCTTAAGTAACTTAACTGACAGAACGTACTCAATTACCAATTTTAAGTAGAGCAATATTTGACGTTCCTATGAGATTATTAACGGCACTATAACTGCATTCACAAAAGCACGGGCcctattacataaattattctaTACCAGAAAATCATTGTAAAATATAGGTTTACCTTGATTTACAGTAGATTGGTTAACTTTGATTAATGATTTTTCTAGGACGAAAACAGATACCACGAAGACATATTCGGCATCACTCTCCGTACAGCTGAAGTTCAAAGCGCATCAAGAGAATTCGCCAAAAAGACTCGCCTGAACTCTACAAAATctcaataattaatattataaaattaataataacatttattacatACTGTGACGAAAATTCATGGAAACGTATAGTTTCATGGATGAATCAATTGAAGAAAAATCATTTTGTTTAGGGTTTATAACCCGACTAACTTTTCGTGGTATAAATCTCCCCGATTTTGCTCGTCTCTATATTAAACTTgtatttttactattagtagGTATGGATTCGCGTGGTTTGCACATATTCTGgcaaataatatttgaaataaagttttaaattaaactttcGGGTCAAATAATCAAGGCGAGAGAGA from the Ostrinia nubilalis chromosome 5, ilOstNubi1.1, whole genome shotgun sequence genome contains:
- the LOC135071700 gene encoding nitric oxide synthase-like isoform X2, whose product is MEQMNGHFVPASCPFSGESEAKLEQKNVKPNLRIKVPQPLRLKNHLVQEENFDTLHSRTDEYSSINTKCTEKLCQSSIMDIPGRGNSPRTSEEVYQEAQSFLKQYFASIRRENTDSHTARLEQVKSELKEKGTYQLKTSELVFGAKLAWRNASRCIGRIQWKKLQIFDCREVTTASGMFEALCNHIKYATNKGNIRSAITIFPQRTDGKHDYRIWNPQLISYAGYIQPDGSVLGDPARVEFTEICIKLGWKPDRTAWDILPLVLSADGKDPEFFEIPREIVMEVQMEHPKYEWFKDLGLRWYALPAVSNMRMDCGGLEFTGTAFNGWYMGTEIGCRNFGDANRLNIVETVATKMGLDTSSFATLWRDQALVEVNIAVLHSFHRDNVSIVDHHSASEQFIKHLDNENKSRGGCPSDWVWIVPPMSGSLTSVFHQEMALYYIRPSYDYQEPPWKTHQWTKSVGNKTGHRKFHFKQIARAVKFTSKLFGRALSKRIKATILYATETGKSEQYAKELGTIFGHAFNAQVHCMSDYDMFSIEHETLLLIVTSTFGNGEPPANGMDFADHLFQMFYNEAKNIGDQTADTNSANIKVPTPKSLMRTNSVMTPSIEYKRQLTRLESNKSSIGGTSSVEQIGPLSNVCFAVFALGSSAYPKFCNFGKTVDKILGDLGGERLLEIACGDEMYGQEQQFRSWSSNIFHVACESFCLDENDMVKDAKRALGTMPLTEETVRFGKPTEPVTLKGALECGFRKQLIRCTVKENKMLGDFTADRATIFVDMEPEHEVKYDPGDHVGVMACNRKEIVDAVFERLNDVDQYYDEPVQLQLMKETLTPTGTFKTWEKHERLPAATVRDIFTRFLDITTPPSTTVLKYLASRCSDQNEANQLKELATDSNKYDDWRHLYFPHLAEVLEQFPSCQPQASLLAALLPPLQPRFYSISSSSLAHQKRIHITVAIVTYKTQNGEGPTHYGVCSTYLQNSKPGEELLIFTRRAPNFHMPKNLSVPLILVGPGSGIAPFRGFWHHRREQNKNLRPDNKKPAPMWLFFGCRNSGMDLYKEEKQKALEDGVLDKVLLALSREPCSDKKHVQTLLEENGAEVTRMLVDEDGHFYVCGDCKMAEEVQQKLKSIVKKHAAMSDREVEEFILEMMDENRYHEDIFGITLRTAEVQSASREFAKKTRLNSTKSQ
- the LOC135071700 gene encoding nitric oxide synthase-like isoform X1, translating into MSNIFNYCCVKDGEGVKDTFLKMEQMNGHFVPASCPFSGESEAKLEQKNVKPNLRIKVPQPLRLKNHLVQEENFDTLHSRTDEYSSINTKCTEKLCQSSIMDIPGRGNSPRTSEEVYQEAQSFLKQYFASIRRENTDSHTARLEQVKSELKEKGTYQLKTSELVFGAKLAWRNASRCIGRIQWKKLQIFDCREVTTASGMFEALCNHIKYATNKGNIRSAITIFPQRTDGKHDYRIWNPQLISYAGYIQPDGSVLGDPARVEFTEICIKLGWKPDRTAWDILPLVLSADGKDPEFFEIPREIVMEVQMEHPKYEWFKDLGLRWYALPAVSNMRMDCGGLEFTGTAFNGWYMGTEIGCRNFGDANRLNIVETVATKMGLDTSSFATLWRDQALVEVNIAVLHSFHRDNVSIVDHHSASEQFIKHLDNENKSRGGCPSDWVWIVPPMSGSLTSVFHQEMALYYIRPSYDYQEPPWKTHQWTKSVGNKTGHRKFHFKQIARAVKFTSKLFGRALSKRIKATILYATETGKSEQYAKELGTIFGHAFNAQVHCMSDYDMFSIEHETLLLIVTSTFGNGEPPANGMDFADHLFQMFYNEAKNIGDQTADTNSANIKVPTPKSLMRTNSVMTPSIEYKRQLTRLESNKSSIGGTSSVEQIGPLSNVCFAVFALGSSAYPKFCNFGKTVDKILGDLGGERLLEIACGDEMYGQEQQFRSWSSNIFHVACESFCLDENDMVKDAKRALGTMPLTEETVRFGKPTEPVTLKGALECGFRKQLIRCTVKENKMLGDFTADRATIFVDMEPEHEVKYDPGDHVGVMACNRKEIVDAVFERLNDVDQYYDEPVQLQLMKETLTPTGTFKTWEKHERLPAATVRDIFTRFLDITTPPSTTVLKYLASRCSDQNEANQLKELATDSNKYDDWRHLYFPHLAEVLEQFPSCQPQASLLAALLPPLQPRFYSISSSSLAHQKRIHITVAIVTYKTQNGEGPTHYGVCSTYLQNSKPGEELLIFTRRAPNFHMPKNLSVPLILVGPGSGIAPFRGFWHHRREQNKNLRPDNKKPAPMWLFFGCRNSGMDLYKEEKQKALEDGVLDKVLLALSREPCSDKKHVQTLLEENGAEVTRMLVDEDGHFYVCGDCKMAEEVQQKLKSIVKKHAAMSDREVEEFILEMMDENRYHEDIFGITLRTAEVQSASREFAKKTRLNSTKSQ